In Hymenobacter sublimis, a single genomic region encodes these proteins:
- a CDS encoding LytR/AlgR family response regulator transcription factor produces MPLTATQPLRALIIEDEPLAARRLTELLRKQPRPVEVVGTAESVAEAEALLHAVRPAPDVLFLDIHLADGLSFELFERLEIQSPVIFTTAYDKYALRAFKVNSVDYLLKPIDPEELTAALQKLERQRQAATPTFDANLLAQVLRQAQPAREYKSRFVVRVGEHLKAIPVEQIAYFASLEKVTLLHTREGRKFVVDYTLEQLEGMLDPTEFFRLNRAYLAHAEAIHDIIHYTNSRLQTILKPTAPDNDTVLVSREKVAAFKAWLDR; encoded by the coding sequence ATGCCCTTAACTGCTACTCAACCCCTTCGCGCCCTCATCATTGAAGACGAACCCCTGGCTGCCCGCCGCCTCACGGAGCTGCTGCGCAAGCAGCCGCGGCCAGTTGAGGTAGTGGGTACGGCCGAATCGGTGGCCGAGGCGGAGGCCCTGCTGCACGCTGTGCGTCCCGCGCCCGATGTGCTGTTCCTGGATATTCACCTGGCCGATGGATTGAGTTTCGAGCTGTTTGAGCGCCTGGAAATCCAGAGCCCGGTCATCTTCACCACCGCCTACGACAAGTACGCCCTGCGCGCCTTCAAAGTGAACAGCGTCGACTACCTGCTCAAGCCTATTGACCCCGAGGAACTTACGGCAGCTCTGCAGAAGCTGGAGCGCCAACGCCAGGCCGCTACCCCCACCTTCGACGCCAACCTGCTGGCCCAGGTACTACGCCAGGCCCAGCCGGCCCGGGAGTATAAGTCCAGGTTTGTAGTGCGGGTAGGTGAGCACCTTAAGGCCATTCCGGTGGAGCAGATTGCCTACTTCGCCAGCCTGGAAAAAGTAACCCTGCTCCACACCCGCGAGGGCCGCAAGTTTGTGGTCGACTACACCCTGGAGCAACTCGAAGGCATGCTCGACCCCACCGAGTTCTTCCGCCTCAACCGCGCCTACCTGGCCCACGCCGAGGCCATCCACGACATCATCCACTACACCAACTCCCGCCTGCAAACCATCCTTAAGCCCACCGCCCCCGACAACGACACCGTCCTGGTCAGCCGCGAAAAAGTAGCCGCCTTCAAGGCCTGGCTGGATCGGTGA